The Nothobranchius furzeri strain GRZ-AD chromosome 6, NfurGRZ-RIMD1, whole genome shotgun sequence genome includes a region encoding these proteins:
- the LOC107375034 gene encoding hydroxycarboxylic acid receptor 3 produces MNLTHSEVCCAFESPILDQVLPPVLILEFVFGLMGNFVALWMFIFHMEEWKPNAVYLTHLAVADSIVLFCLPFRADYYRRGKNWIYGDATCRVLLFLLAANRAAGIFFLTAVAVDRYFKIVYPLNRLNRLGLGYALLVSLCLWGLIFLATGYLLANKHFYNNSNHTQCESFNICMGYTPLSTWHNAFYVIQSFLPSAIVAFCTIRITWQLRNRTLDKKGKIKRAVQFVLAVALIFIVCFLPSTVSRIAVWILKLWYDECKHFEKANLAFYTSVCFTYFNSVLNPLVYYFSSPAFSGTFKKVMSKLLGRSDEEPPVSSDNDISTIDGRRV; encoded by the coding sequence ATGAATCTCACACACTCGGAGGTTTGCTGTGCCTTTGAGTCTCCCATCCTGGACCAGGTTCTGCCTCCGGTGCTGATCCTGGAGTTCGTGTTTGGGCTGATGGGGAACTTCGTAGCCCTGTGGATGTTTATCTTTCACATGGAGGAGTGGAAGCCCAACGCGGTGTACCTGACTCACTTGGCCGTAGCCGACTCCATCGTCCTGTTCTGCTTGCCGTTCAGGGCGGATTACTACAGGCGTGGGAAGAACTGGATCTACGGAGACGCCACCTGCCGCGTTCTCCTCTTTCTGCTGGCAGCAAACCGAGCAGCGGGGATCTTTTTCCTCACAGCCGTGGCCGTCGACCGCTACTTCAAGATCGTCTACCCACTGAATCGGCTGAACCGCTTGGGCCTGGGCTACGCTCTGTTGGTGTCCCTCTGCCTCTGGGGCCTGATTTTTCTTGCAACTGGATACCTTCTTGCTAATAAGCACTTCTACAACAACAGCAACCACACGCAATGTGAGAGCTTCAACATCTGCATGGGGTACACTCCTCTGTCCACCTGGCACAACGCTTTCTATGTCATTCAGTCTTTCCTGCCCTCTGCCATTGTTGCCTTTTGCACCATCAGGATTACCTGGCAGCTGAGAAACAGGACTTTGGACAAAAAGGGTAAAATCAAACGTGCCGTTCAGTTTGTGCTGGCGGTGGCTCTGATCTTTATCGTCTGCTTTCTTCCCAGCACCGTATCGCGCATCGCCGTGTGGATCTTAAAGCTGTGGTATGACGAGTGCAAACATTTTGAGAAGGCCAATCTGGCGTTCTACACTTCAGTGTGTTTCACCTACTTCAACAGCGTCCTCAACCCTCTGGTGTATTATTTCTCAAGCCCAGCTTTCAGCGGTACCTTCAAAAAGGTGATGAGCAAACTGTTGGGAAGAAGTGATGAGGAGCCACCGGTGTCATCAGACAATGACATTTCCACCATCGATGGTAGAAGGGTGTAA